A single genomic interval of Burkholderia cepacia ATCC 25416 harbors:
- a CDS encoding 3-hydroxyacyl-CoA dehydrogenase/enoyl-CoA hydratase family protein, whose translation MSNFLIRKVAVLGAGVMGAQIAAHLINARVPVLLFDLPAKEGPKNAIALKAIENLKKLSPAPFGVKDDAKYLEAANYEDDIAKLAECDVVIEAIAERMDWKHDLYKKVAPHIAPNAIFATNTSGLSITKLSEGFSDELKSRFCGVHFFNPPRYMHLVELIPTAHTRPEILDQLETFLTSIVGKGVVRAKDTPNFIANRVGIFSILAVITEAAKFGLRFDEVDDLTGSRLGRAKSATFRTADVVGLDTMAHVIKTMQDNLADDPFFPVYQTPAVLAELVKQGALGQKTGGGFYKKEGKAIKVLDAKTGTYVDSGAKADETVGRILKRPPAERLKLLRETDHPHAQFLWSIFRDVFHYIGVHLESIADNARDVDLAIRWGFGWNEGPFEGWQAAGWKQVAEWVQEDIAAGKALANVPLPSWVLEGAVAEKGGVHTAEGSWAPAAKRFVPRSDLAVYDKQVFRAPLLGEAGADPKTYGKTLFETDAVRAWVDDRAGEDDVVIVSFKSKMNTIGPSVIDGLVQAIELAEKDYKGVVIWQPTSLKLGTPGGPFSAGANLEEAMPAFMMGGAKGIEPFVKKFQEGMLRVKYANVPVVAAVSGIALGGGCELMLHSAKRVVHVESYIGLVEVGVGLVPAGGGLKEAALRAADAATAANATTDILKFVTKSFENAAMAKVSASAHDARAMGYVKPSDTIVFNVFELLDTAKKEARALAATGYRAPLRAKDVPVAGRSAIATIKASLVNMRDGRFISDHDYLIASRIAEAVCGGDVEAGSLVDEQWLLALERRAFVELLGTQKTQERIMGMLQTGKPVRN comes from the coding sequence GTGAGCAATTTCCTGATTCGCAAGGTCGCCGTGCTGGGCGCCGGCGTGATGGGCGCGCAGATCGCCGCGCACCTCATCAACGCGCGCGTGCCGGTGCTGCTGTTCGACCTGCCGGCCAAGGAAGGCCCGAAAAACGCGATCGCGCTGAAGGCGATCGAGAACCTGAAGAAGCTGTCGCCTGCGCCGTTCGGCGTGAAGGACGACGCGAAATACCTCGAAGCCGCGAACTACGAAGACGACATCGCGAAGCTCGCCGAGTGCGACGTCGTGATCGAGGCGATCGCCGAGCGGATGGACTGGAAGCACGACCTGTACAAGAAGGTCGCGCCGCACATCGCGCCGAACGCGATCTTCGCGACCAACACGTCGGGCCTGTCGATCACGAAGCTGTCCGAAGGTTTCTCGGACGAGCTGAAGTCGCGCTTCTGCGGCGTGCACTTCTTCAACCCGCCGCGCTACATGCACCTCGTCGAGCTGATCCCGACCGCGCATACGCGTCCGGAGATCCTCGACCAGCTCGAAACCTTCCTGACGAGCATCGTCGGCAAGGGCGTCGTGCGCGCGAAGGACACGCCGAACTTCATCGCGAACCGCGTCGGCATCTTCTCGATCCTCGCGGTGATCACCGAGGCCGCGAAGTTCGGCCTGCGCTTCGACGAAGTCGACGACCTGACGGGCAGCCGCCTCGGCCGCGCGAAGTCGGCGACGTTCCGCACCGCGGACGTGGTCGGCCTCGACACGATGGCGCACGTGATCAAGACGATGCAGGACAACCTCGCCGACGATCCGTTCTTCCCGGTCTACCAGACGCCCGCCGTGCTCGCCGAACTGGTTAAGCAGGGCGCGCTCGGCCAGAAGACGGGCGGCGGTTTCTACAAGAAGGAAGGCAAGGCGATCAAGGTGCTCGACGCGAAGACGGGCACCTATGTCGACTCGGGCGCGAAGGCTGACGAAACGGTCGGCCGCATCCTGAAGCGCCCGCCAGCGGAACGCCTGAAGCTGCTGCGCGAGACGGACCATCCGCACGCGCAGTTCCTGTGGTCGATTTTCCGCGACGTGTTCCACTACATCGGCGTGCATCTCGAATCGATCGCCGACAACGCGCGCGACGTCGACCTCGCGATCCGCTGGGGCTTCGGCTGGAACGAAGGCCCGTTCGAAGGCTGGCAGGCCGCCGGCTGGAAGCAGGTCGCCGAGTGGGTGCAGGAAGACATCGCGGCCGGCAAGGCGCTCGCGAACGTGCCGCTGCCGTCGTGGGTGCTCGAAGGCGCGGTTGCCGAGAAGGGCGGCGTGCACACGGCCGAAGGCTCGTGGGCACCGGCTGCGAAGCGCTTCGTGCCGCGTTCCGACCTCGCGGTCTACGACAAGCAGGTATTCCGCGCGCCGCTGCTCGGCGAAGCGGGCGCCGATCCGAAGACGTACGGCAAGACGCTGTTCGAGACCGACGCGGTGCGCGCATGGGTCGACGATCGTGCGGGTGAAGACGACGTCGTGATCGTGTCGTTCAAGTCGAAGATGAACACGATCGGACCGAGCGTGATCGACGGCCTCGTGCAGGCGATCGAACTCGCGGAGAAGGACTACAAGGGCGTGGTGATCTGGCAGCCGACGTCGCTGAAGCTCGGCACGCCGGGCGGCCCGTTCTCGGCCGGCGCGAACCTCGAAGAGGCGATGCCCGCGTTCATGATGGGCGGCGCGAAGGGTATCGAGCCGTTCGTGAAGAAGTTCCAGGAAGGCATGCTGCGCGTGAAGTACGCGAACGTGCCGGTCGTCGCGGCCGTGTCGGGCATCGCGCTCGGCGGCGGGTGCGAGCTGATGCTGCACAGCGCGAAGCGCGTCGTTCACGTCGAGAGCTACATCGGCCTCGTCGAAGTGGGTGTCGGCCTCGTGCCGGCGGGCGGCGGCCTGAAGGAAGCGGCGCTGCGCGCAGCGGACGCCGCGACGGCCGCGAACGCGACCACCGACATCCTGAAGTTCGTCACGAAGTCGTTCGAGAACGCGGCGATGGCGAAGGTCTCGGCCTCCGCGCACGATGCACGTGCGATGGGCTACGTGAAGCCGTCCGACACGATCGTCTTCAACGTGTTCGAACTGCTCGACACCGCGAAGAAGGAAGCGCGTGCGCTGGCCGCCACCGGCTACCGCGCACCGCTGCGTGCGAAGGACGTGCCGGTCGCGGGCCGCTCGGCGATCGCGACGATCAAGGCATCGCTCGTCAACATGCGTGACGGCCGCTTCATCAGCGACCACGACTACCTGATCGCGAGCCGCATCGCCGAAGCCGTGTGCGGCGGCGACGTCGAAGCCGGCAGCCTCGTCGACGAGCAGTGGCTGCTCGCGCTCGAGCGCCGTGCGTTCGTCGAGCTGCTCGGCACGCAGAAGACGCAGGAACGGATCATGGGCATGTTGCAGACCGGCAAGCCGGTGCGTAACTGA
- a CDS encoding acyl-CoA dehydrogenase C-terminal domain-containing protein, translating to MGQYAAPLRDMQFVLHELLNVEAEVKQMPKHADLDADTINQVLEEAGKFCSEVLFPLNQVGDREGCTYEGDGVVKTPTGFKEAYQQYVEAGWPALGCDPDYGGQGLPAFVNNALYEMLNSANQAWTMYPGLSHGAYECLHAHGAPELQKQYLPKLVSGEWTGTMCLTEPHCGTDLGILRTKAEPNGDGSYSISGTKIFISSGEHDMSKNIIHLVLARLPDAPQGTKGISLFIVPKFIPDASGEPGERNGIKCGSIEHKMGIHGNSTCVMNLDGAKGWMVGEPNKGLNAMFVMMNAARLGVGMQGLGLTEVAYQNSLTYAKERLQMRSLTGPKAPDKPADPIIVHPDVRRMLLTQKAYAEGARAFTYWSALQIDKELSHADEAVRKEAADLVALLTPIIKAFLTDNAFESTNHAMQIYGGHGFISEWGMEQYVRDARINMIYEGTNSIQSLDLLGRKVLGDMGAKLKKFGKLVTEFAEAEGVKPEMAEFINPLADIGDKVQKLTMEIGMKAMQNPDEVGAAAVPYLRTVGHLVFSYFWARMARLALDKEASGDPFYKSKLATARFYFARLLPETASTIRAARAGSKTMMEVDESLF from the coding sequence ATGGGACAGTACGCCGCGCCGCTGCGCGACATGCAATTCGTGTTGCACGAGCTTCTGAACGTCGAAGCCGAAGTCAAGCAAATGCCCAAGCATGCGGACCTCGACGCCGACACGATCAACCAGGTCCTCGAGGAAGCGGGCAAGTTCTGCTCCGAGGTACTGTTCCCGCTGAACCAGGTCGGCGACCGCGAAGGCTGCACGTATGAAGGCGACGGCGTCGTGAAGACCCCGACCGGCTTCAAGGAGGCCTACCAGCAATACGTCGAGGCCGGCTGGCCGGCGCTCGGCTGCGATCCGGACTACGGCGGCCAGGGCCTGCCCGCGTTCGTGAACAACGCGCTCTACGAAATGCTGAATTCGGCGAACCAGGCATGGACGATGTATCCGGGCCTGTCGCACGGCGCGTATGAATGCCTGCACGCGCACGGCGCGCCGGAACTCCAGAAGCAATACCTGCCGAAGCTCGTGTCGGGCGAATGGACGGGCACGATGTGCCTGACCGAGCCGCACTGCGGCACCGACCTCGGCATCCTGCGCACCAAGGCCGAACCGAACGGCGACGGCTCGTACTCGATCAGCGGCACGAAGATCTTCATCTCGAGCGGCGAGCACGACATGTCGAAGAACATCATCCACCTCGTGCTCGCGCGCCTGCCGGACGCGCCGCAGGGCACGAAGGGGATCTCGCTGTTCATCGTGCCGAAGTTCATTCCGGACGCGTCGGGCGAGCCGGGCGAGCGCAACGGCATCAAGTGCGGCTCGATCGAGCACAAGATGGGCATCCACGGCAACTCGACGTGCGTGATGAACCTGGACGGCGCGAAGGGCTGGATGGTCGGCGAGCCGAACAAGGGCTTGAACGCGATGTTCGTGATGATGAATGCCGCGCGTCTCGGCGTCGGCATGCAGGGCCTCGGCCTCACGGAAGTCGCGTACCAGAACTCGCTCACGTACGCGAAGGAGCGCCTGCAGATGCGTTCGCTGACGGGCCCGAAGGCACCGGACAAGCCGGCCGACCCGATCATCGTGCACCCGGACGTGCGTCGCATGCTGCTCACGCAGAAGGCCTATGCTGAAGGCGCGCGCGCGTTCACGTACTGGTCCGCGCTGCAGATCGACAAGGAACTGTCGCACGCCGACGAAGCGGTGCGCAAGGAAGCGGCCGATCTCGTCGCGCTGCTCACGCCGATCATCAAGGCGTTCCTGACCGACAACGCATTCGAGTCGACCAACCACGCGATGCAGATCTACGGCGGCCACGGCTTCATCTCCGAGTGGGGCATGGAGCAGTACGTGCGCGACGCGCGGATCAACATGATCTACGAAGGCACGAACTCGATCCAGTCGCTCGACCTGCTGGGCCGCAAGGTGCTCGGCGACATGGGCGCGAAGCTGAAGAAGTTCGGCAAGCTCGTGACGGAATTCGCGGAAGCCGAAGGCGTGAAGCCGGAAATGGCCGAGTTCATCAACCCGCTCGCCGACATCGGCGACAAGGTGCAGAAGCTGACGATGGAAATCGGCATGAAGGCGATGCAGAACCCCGACGAAGTCGGTGCCGCCGCCGTGCCGTACCTGCGCACCGTCGGCCACCTGGTGTTCTCGTACTTCTGGGCGCGCATGGCACGTCTCGCCCTCGACAAGGAAGCGTCGGGCGATCCGTTCTACAAGTCGAAGCTCGCGACGGCCCGCTTCTACTTCGCGCGCCTGCTGCCCGAGACGGCGTCGACGATCCGCGCCGCACGCGCCGGTTCGAAGACGATGATGGAAGTCGACGAATCGCTGTTCTGA
- a CDS encoding TetR/AcrR family transcriptional regulator — protein sequence MRKGEQTRAAILEAALDLASRDGLEGLTIGLLAERMQMSKSGVFAHFGSREDLQVEVVREYHHRFENEVFFPSLREPRGLPRLRAMLARWTEKRIQEVTTGCIYISGAVEYDDRPDSPVREQLIASVTAWRAAMLRAISQAKEEGHLRADTDPDLMLFELYSFTLGLHHDARFLHSPDAVRLTWAALEKTIVSYQSESR from the coding sequence ATGCGAAAAGGCGAACAGACGCGTGCCGCGATACTTGAAGCTGCTTTGGACCTCGCCAGCCGTGACGGGCTGGAGGGGCTGACGATCGGCTTGCTGGCCGAGCGCATGCAGATGAGCAAGAGCGGCGTGTTCGCGCACTTCGGATCGCGCGAGGACCTGCAGGTCGAGGTCGTCCGCGAGTATCACCATCGTTTCGAAAACGAGGTGTTCTTTCCGAGCCTGCGCGAGCCGCGAGGCTTGCCGCGCCTTCGGGCGATGCTGGCCCGCTGGACGGAGAAGCGCATCCAGGAGGTGACGACCGGATGCATCTACATCAGCGGGGCCGTCGAGTACGACGACCGGCCTGACAGCCCCGTGCGCGAGCAGTTGATCGCGAGCGTGACGGCCTGGCGTGCCGCGATGCTGCGGGCCATTTCGCAGGCGAAGGAAGAAGGCCATCTGCGTGCGGATACCGATCCGGACCTGATGCTCTTCGAGTTGTACAGCTTCACGCTCGGCCTGCATCACGACGCACGTTTCCTGCATTCGCCGGATGCCGTGCGCCTCACGTGGGCCGCGCTGGAAAAGACGATTGTTTCGTATCAGAGCGAGAGCCGTTAG
- the clsB gene encoding cardiolipin synthase ClsB: MTAEARKRFAQLRQMFLQERGSASRLAFTSGNTVRLCEGGGAFFRALIERIDAAREQVMLETYIFCDDAAGRPVSDALIRAAQRGVRVRVITDGIGTARLPLFDTWVAAGVEHCIYNRFLFGRFGFSRTHRKLAVIDHAVAFCGGINIVDDYAQGGATLPFPRWDFAVEMAGPAVSDVRAAFELQWHRIMFGHKPYAQYAAGLHGGEAFPDMFRRWMRSHRWIKAGALRVVTEPSVAFVARDNVVNRRAIEKAYLAAIGQARQRILLANPYFMPGRKLRRALAGAARRGVDVRILIGRKEFAALDTAVPFLYHALLRAGVRVAEYDKTMLHGKVAVIDDNWATVGSSNLDALSLMLNNEANVVLVRYDAVTNELRDAIAAAFADGREIDPARFAARPRIERMLNWLAYTAYRVVMKALTVGGYD, encoded by the coding sequence ATGACGGCGGAAGCCCGCAAGCGCTTCGCGCAATTGCGGCAGATGTTCCTGCAGGAACGCGGTTCCGCGTCGCGGCTCGCCTTTACGTCGGGCAACACCGTGCGGCTGTGCGAGGGCGGCGGCGCATTCTTCCGGGCACTGATCGAGCGGATCGATGCCGCCCGCGAGCAGGTGATGCTCGAAACCTACATCTTCTGCGACGACGCGGCCGGCCGGCCGGTGTCGGACGCGCTGATCCGCGCGGCGCAGCGCGGCGTGCGCGTGCGCGTGATCACCGACGGCATCGGCACCGCGCGCCTGCCGCTGTTCGACACGTGGGTGGCGGCCGGCGTCGAGCACTGCATCTACAACCGTTTCCTGTTCGGCCGCTTCGGCTTCTCGCGCACGCATCGCAAGCTCGCGGTGATCGATCACGCGGTTGCATTCTGCGGCGGCATCAATATCGTCGACGACTACGCGCAGGGCGGCGCGACGCTGCCGTTTCCGCGCTGGGATTTCGCGGTCGAGATGGCGGGGCCCGCGGTGTCGGACGTGCGCGCCGCGTTCGAATTGCAGTGGCACCGGATCATGTTCGGTCACAAGCCGTATGCGCAATACGCAGCCGGGCTGCATGGCGGGGAAGCGTTCCCCGACATGTTTCGGCGCTGGATGCGCAGCCATCGCTGGATCAAGGCCGGCGCGCTGCGGGTCGTGACGGAGCCGAGCGTCGCGTTCGTCGCGCGCGACAACGTCGTGAACCGTCGCGCGATCGAGAAGGCGTATCTCGCGGCGATCGGCCAGGCACGCCAGCGGATCCTGCTGGCCAATCCGTACTTCATGCCGGGGCGCAAGCTGCGCCGTGCGCTGGCGGGCGCCGCGCGGCGCGGCGTCGACGTGCGGATCCTGATCGGCCGCAAGGAATTCGCGGCACTCGATACGGCCGTGCCGTTCCTGTATCACGCGCTGCTGCGCGCGGGCGTGCGCGTGGCCGAGTACGACAAGACGATGCTGCACGGTAAGGTGGCCGTGATCGACGACAACTGGGCGACAGTCGGTTCGTCGAATCTGGACGCGCTGAGCCTGATGTTGAACAATGAGGCGAATGTCGTGCTGGTGCGCTACGATGCTGTCACGAACGAACTGCGCGACGCGATCGCGGCCGCGTTTGCCGACGGCCGGGAAATCGACCCCGCCCGATTCGCCGCGCGCCCGCGCATCGAGCGCATGCTGAACTGGCTCGCCTATACGGCGTATCGTGTCGTGATGAAGGCGCTGACGGTCGGTGGTTACGACTGA
- the nudB gene encoding dihydroneopterin triphosphate diphosphatase — translation MTKPPKIPESVLVVIYTPDLDVLVIKRADQPDFWQSVTGSKDALDEPLAVTAAREVAEETGIAVGTADVPASALVDWRHRIEYTIYPQYLHRYAPGVTRNTEHWFGLCVPHRVDVTLSPREHVDHAWLPFREAAARCFSPSNAEAILQLPARVALSRAPHGSSA, via the coding sequence ATGACGAAGCCGCCGAAAATCCCCGAATCCGTTCTTGTCGTGATCTACACGCCCGACCTCGATGTGCTCGTGATCAAGCGTGCCGACCAGCCCGATTTCTGGCAATCGGTGACCGGCTCGAAGGACGCGCTCGACGAGCCGCTCGCGGTCACCGCCGCGCGCGAAGTGGCCGAGGAAACCGGCATTGCGGTCGGCACCGCGGATGTGCCGGCCAGCGCGCTCGTCGACTGGCGCCACCGGATCGAGTACACGATCTATCCGCAATACCTGCACCGCTATGCGCCGGGCGTCACGCGCAACACCGAACACTGGTTCGGCCTGTGCGTGCCGCATCGCGTCGACGTGACGCTGTCGCCGCGCGAGCACGTCGACCATGCGTGGCTGCCGTTCCGCGAGGCGGCCGCGCGCTGCTTCTCGCCGTCGAATGCCGAGGCGATCCTGCAATTGCCCGCGCGCGTGGCACTCTCGCGCGCGCCGCACGGCTCGTCCGCATGA
- the aspS gene encoding aspartate--tRNA ligase — MSMRTEYCGLVTEHLLGQTVSLCGWVQRRRDHGGVIFIDLRDREGLVQVVCDPDRAEMFATAEGVRNEFCVQIKGLVRNRPDGTVNAGLKSGKIEVLCHELNVLNASVTPPFQLDDDNLSETTRLTHRVLDLRRPQMQHNLRLRYRVAIEARKYLDEQGFIDIETPMLTKSTPEGARDYLVPSRVNAGQFFALPQSPQLFKQLLMVANFDRYYQITKCFRDEDLRADRQPEFTQIDCETSFLGEQEIRDLFEDMIRHIFKTTIDVELDAKFPVMPYSEAMARFGSDKPDLRVQLEFTELTDAMKDVDFKVFSTPANAKDGRVAALRVPKGGELSRGDIDGYTEFVRIYGAKGLAWIKVNEKAKGRDGLQSPIVKNLHDASIAAILERTGAEDGDIIFFAADRAKVVNDSLGALRLKIGHSEFGKANGLVQAGWKPLWVVDFPMFEYDDEDARYVAAHHPFTSPKDEHLEYLETDPGRCLAKAYDMVLNGWEIGGGSVRIYQEEVQSKVFRALKIGAEEAQLKFGFLLDALQYGAPPHGGIAFGLDRIVTMMAGADSIRDVIAFPKTQRAQDLLTQAPSPVDERQLRELHIRLRQPEQPKA; from the coding sequence ATGTCGATGCGTACTGAATACTGCGGTCTCGTGACCGAACACCTGCTGGGCCAAACCGTGTCGCTGTGCGGCTGGGTGCAGCGCCGCCGCGATCACGGCGGTGTGATCTTCATCGACCTGCGCGATCGTGAAGGCCTCGTGCAGGTGGTGTGCGACCCGGATCGCGCGGAAATGTTCGCGACCGCCGAAGGCGTGCGCAACGAGTTCTGCGTGCAGATCAAGGGCCTCGTGCGCAACCGTCCGGACGGTACGGTCAACGCCGGCCTGAAGAGCGGCAAGATCGAAGTGCTGTGTCACGAACTGAACGTGCTGAACGCGTCGGTCACGCCGCCGTTCCAGCTCGACGACGACAACCTGTCGGAAACGACGCGCCTCACGCACCGCGTGCTCGACCTGCGCCGCCCGCAGATGCAGCACAACCTGCGCCTGCGCTACCGCGTCGCGATCGAAGCGCGCAAGTACCTCGACGAGCAGGGCTTCATCGACATCGAAACGCCGATGCTGACGAAGAGCACGCCGGAAGGCGCACGCGACTACCTCGTGCCGTCGCGCGTGAACGCGGGCCAGTTCTTCGCGCTGCCGCAGTCGCCGCAGCTGTTCAAGCAGCTGCTGATGGTCGCGAACTTCGACCGTTACTACCAGATCACCAAGTGCTTCCGCGACGAAGACCTCCGTGCCGACCGTCAGCCGGAATTCACGCAGATCGACTGCGAAACGTCGTTCCTCGGCGAGCAGGAAATCCGTGACCTGTTCGAAGACATGATCCGTCACATCTTCAAGACGACGATCGACGTCGAACTCGACGCGAAATTCCCGGTGATGCCGTACTCGGAAGCGATGGCGCGTTTCGGTTCGGACAAGCCGGACCTGCGCGTGCAGCTCGAATTCACCGAGCTGACCGACGCGATGAAGGACGTCGACTTCAAGGTGTTCAGCACGCCGGCTAACGCGAAGGACGGCCGTGTCGCGGCGCTGCGCGTGCCGAAGGGCGGCGAGCTGTCGCGTGGCGACATCGACGGCTACACCGAATTCGTGCGCATCTACGGCGCGAAGGGCCTCGCATGGATCAAGGTCAACGAGAAGGCGAAGGGCCGTGACGGCCTGCAGAGCCCGATCGTCAAGAACCTGCACGACGCATCGATCGCGGCGATCCTCGAGCGCACCGGCGCTGAAGACGGCGACATCATCTTCTTCGCGGCCGACCGCGCGAAGGTCGTCAACGACAGCCTCGGCGCGCTGCGCCTGAAGATCGGCCATTCGGAATTCGGCAAGGCGAACGGTCTGGTCCAGGCCGGCTGGAAGCCGCTGTGGGTCGTCGACTTCCCGATGTTCGAATACGACGACGAAGATGCGCGCTACGTCGCTGCGCACCACCCGTTCACGAGCCCGAAGGACGAGCACCTCGAGTACCTCGAGACCGACCCGGGCCGCTGCCTCGCGAAGGCCTACGACATGGTGCTGAACGGCTGGGAAATCGGCGGCGGCTCGGTGCGTATCTATCAGGAGGAAGTGCAGAGCAAGGTGTTCCGTGCACTGAAGATCGGTGCGGAAGAGGCTCAGCTCAAGTTCGGCTTCCTGCTGGATGCACTGCAGTACGGCGCGCCGCCGCACGGCGGTATCGCGTTCGGTCTCGACCGCATCGTCACGATGATGGCCGGCGCCGATTCGATCCGCGACGTGATCGCGTTCCCGAAGACGCAGCGTGCGCAGGATCTGCTCACGCAGGCACCGAGCCCGGTCGACGAGCGTCAGCTGCGCGAACTGCACATCCGCCTGCGTCAGCCGGAACAGCCGAAGGCGTAA
- a CDS encoding DUF502 domain-containing protein → MMKKTTLKSVFLTGLLVLVPLAITLWVLGLIIGTMDQTLLLLPESWQPERMLGFHLPGIGAVLTLAFIFVVGLATRNFIGQKLVTWWNAVVRHIPVVGPIYTSVKQVSDTLLSSSGNAFRKALLIEYPRRGSYTIAFLTGTPGGDVLNHLTEEYVSVYIPTTPNPTSGFFLMLPKSEVIELDMSVDAALKYIVSMGVVAPPAPVPAPARRPVEPPL, encoded by the coding sequence ATGATGAAAAAGACGACCCTGAAATCGGTGTTTCTGACCGGCCTGCTGGTTCTCGTCCCGCTCGCGATCACGCTGTGGGTGCTCGGTCTCATCATCGGCACGATGGACCAGACACTGCTGCTGCTGCCCGAATCGTGGCAGCCCGAGCGGATGCTCGGCTTCCACTTGCCGGGGATCGGCGCGGTGCTGACGCTCGCGTTCATCTTCGTCGTCGGGCTGGCCACGCGGAACTTCATCGGCCAGAAGCTCGTCACGTGGTGGAACGCCGTGGTGCGTCACATCCCGGTCGTCGGGCCGATCTACACGAGCGTCAAGCAGGTGTCGGACACGCTGCTGTCGAGCAGCGGCAATGCGTTCCGCAAGGCGCTGCTGATCGAATATCCGCGCCGCGGCTCGTATACGATCGCGTTTCTGACCGGCACGCCGGGCGGCGACGTGCTCAATCATCTGACGGAAGAATACGTGAGCGTCTATATTCCGACGACGCCGAACCCGACGTCGGGCTTCTTCCTGATGCTGCCGAAGAGCGAAGTCATCGAACTCGACATGTCGGTCGATGCCGCGCTCAAGTACATCGTCTCGATGGGCGTGGTGGCGCCCCCGGCGCCGGTTCCGGCGCCTGCGCGCCGCCCCGTCGAGCCGCCGCTGTAA
- a CDS encoding FmdB family zinc ribbon protein, translating to MPIYAYRCEACGFAKDVLQKMSDAPLSQCPECGKDAFRKQVTAAGFQLKGSGWYVTDFRGGSGGTSAPATASGDAAPAAPAEAAPAAAAPAASSSSESTTTSAAPAPAAAPAASS from the coding sequence ATGCCGATCTACGCCTATCGATGCGAAGCGTGTGGCTTCGCGAAGGACGTGCTCCAGAAGATGAGCGATGCGCCGCTGTCGCAGTGTCCGGAATGCGGGAAGGACGCATTTCGCAAGCAGGTCACTGCGGCGGGCTTCCAGCTGAAGGGTTCGGGTTGGTATGTCACCGATTTCCGCGGCGGTTCGGGCGGCACCAGCGCGCCGGCGACGGCGTCGGGCGACGCAGCGCCGGCCGCACCGGCGGAAGCCGCGCCCGCCGCGGCCGCGCCGGCGGCATCGAGCAGTTCCGAAAGCACGACGACGAGCGCTGCGCCTGCCCCGGCAGCCGCGCCCGCCGCCAGCAGTTGA
- a CDS encoding methyltransferase domain-containing protein yields the protein MSDPKQPATPAAADFTTRDPGNASFWDERFARGVMPWEFGGVPDGFRVFAHRLEPCAVLIPGCGSAQEARWLAQAGWPVRAIDFSAQAVAVAKAQLGAHAEVVEQADFFSYRPPFDVQWVYERAFLCALPPAMRAGYAARMAELLPVDGLLAGYFFLMAKPKGPPFGIERAELDALLTPHFELIEDLPVTDSLPVFEGHERWLTWRRR from the coding sequence ATGTCCGATCCGAAGCAACCGGCTACACCGGCAGCCGCCGATTTCACGACGCGCGATCCCGGCAACGCATCGTTCTGGGACGAACGTTTCGCGCGTGGCGTGATGCCGTGGGAATTCGGTGGCGTGCCCGACGGGTTTCGCGTGTTCGCGCACCGGCTTGAGCCGTGCGCGGTGCTGATTCCCGGCTGCGGCAGTGCGCAGGAGGCCAGGTGGCTCGCGCAGGCCGGCTGGCCCGTGCGTGCGATCGATTTCTCCGCGCAGGCAGTGGCAGTTGCGAAAGCGCAGCTCGGCGCGCACGCGGAAGTCGTCGAGCAGGCCGATTTCTTTTCGTACCGGCCGCCGTTCGACGTGCAGTGGGTGTACGAGCGCGCGTTCCTGTGCGCGCTGCCGCCGGCCATGCGCGCCGGCTACGCGGCACGCATGGCCGAGCTGCTGCCCGTGGACGGATTGCTGGCAGGTTATTTCTTCCTGATGGCGAAACCGAAGGGGCCGCCGTTCGGAATCGAGCGTGCCGAACTCGATGCGCTGCTCACGCCGCACTTCGAACTGATCGAGGATTTGCCCGTGACCGATTCGCTGCCCGTGTTCGAAGGTCACGAGCGCTGGCTGACGTGGCGCCGCCGCTGA